DNA from Acidobacteriota bacterium:
CTGCTCAACCCGGGAACCTACCTGCGGGTGGCGGAAAACAGTCGGGTTCGGGTGGTGGCGACCGGTTTCGAAGACATGCGGTTTGCACTGGAAAGAGGCACGGCCATCCTGGAGTCGCTGAGCCTGCGGCGCAAGGTCCACCGACTTCATATCCTGACGCCGTCTGGAGATCTGAGAGTACTCAAAAAGGGCTTGTATCGCTTTGAAGTCGGTGCCGCGGGCGAGGTTCGGGTGACGGTCCATACCGGCAAACTGAGATGGATGCGGGGCGAGACCAAGGTCGCAGCGCTGAAGTCGGGAAAGGTCTTTGATTTGAACCGTTCCGAGAAAAGGCGATTGCGCTATGCCAAGGTGGAGAAGGAGCCCTTCGACGACATCGATCGCTGGAGTCGCAAACGGGCGGTCGCATTGATCGCGGCCAATTCCAAGATCCCCTCCTGGATGTCTCGGTCGGCCTTGTCCAGGTATGGCCTGAGGTCGAACGGAGGGTGGGTCTTTGATCCGTTTTCCCGGATGTATACCTTCATTCCCTTCCACAACCTTCTGCGGTCTCCCTACGGTCTTGCCTACGGCAACTATTGTCCCACCTGGCGGTCGTACGGTCCCGTCTACGCATCCAGAGGATATGGCGGTTCCGGCCTCAGCAACTCCGGCTCCACGAGCTATACACCCGCCACAACCAGCGTGCACCGATCTTCGGCAGCAACTTCCACCTCCAGCAGTGTTGCTGCCGGCTCAGCGGCACAGCAGAGCCGTGGCGCCGCCAGCAGCAGCATTC
Protein-coding regions in this window:
- a CDS encoding FecR domain-containing protein, producing the protein MLQPKAYLGLVVLLLANAGAVNATETSAYFISAKSGMINYVEGKPTVSNLELSDARQVLPRHQLVEGDVLQTEADQRVEMLLNPGTYLRVAENSRVRVVATGFEDMRFALERGTAILESLSLRRKVHRLHILTPSGDLRVLKKGLYRFEVGAAGEVRVTVHTGKLRWMRGETKVAALKSGKVFDLNRSEKRRLRYAKVEKEPFDDIDRWSRKRAVALIAANSKIPSWMSRSALSRYGLRSNGGWVFDPFSRMYTFIPFHNLLRSPYGLAYGNYCPTWRSYGPVYASRGYGGSGLSNSGSTSYTPATTSVHRSSAATSTSSSVAAGSAAQQSRGAASSSIRGR